A window of the Rhodoferax sp. GW822-FHT02A01 genome harbors these coding sequences:
- a CDS encoding flavin reductase family protein, translating to MPVPAFFASVPLEKAYRLLNHGPTVLVSSAHAGSVNIMAAAWSCPLDFSPPKVTVVIDKATRTRALVEASGQFVLNLPCQSIAALTLALGSESALEFPDKLQRHDAQLFSVPEVDAPLVQGCVGWLVCKVVPEPHNQTTYDLFIGEVTHAFADSRVFQDGHWNFDDQPDALRTLHYVAGGQFYVTGASLKIDAPESL from the coding sequence ATGCCCGTTCCCGCATTCTTTGCATCCGTCCCCCTTGAAAAGGCCTATCGCCTGCTGAACCACGGCCCGACCGTGCTGGTCTCGAGCGCCCACGCGGGCAGCGTCAACATCATGGCCGCCGCCTGGTCCTGCCCACTGGACTTCAGCCCGCCCAAGGTCACCGTGGTGATCGACAAGGCTACGCGCACCCGTGCACTGGTGGAAGCCAGCGGCCAGTTTGTCCTGAACCTGCCCTGCCAGTCCATTGCCGCGCTCACACTCGCCCTGGGGTCTGAGAGCGCGCTGGAATTTCCCGACAAATTGCAGCGCCATGATGCACAGCTTTTCTCTGTGCCCGAAGTTGATGCGCCGCTGGTGCAAGGCTGTGTGGGTTGGCTGGTCTGCAAAGTGGTGCCGGAGCCGCACAACCAGACGACCTATGACCTGTTCATCGGCGAGGTCACGCATGCTTTTGCTGACAGTCGCGTGTTCCAGGATGGGCACTGGAATTTTGACGACCAACCTGATGCACTGCGCACCTTGCACTATGTCGCAG